Part of the Candidatus Brocadia sinica JPN1 genome, TTCTGTGTCTCCGTATGCTTTGATCCACGACTCAAAGTCAGCTTGATATTTCGGGTAGTGGTCTTTGATGATACCGCCAACCTGATATATCCCACTGACCGTCTTCGGAATTGCATATGTCAAAAATCCAGCGGTAGTCAGGAAGACGGCAATGATAATGAAAGCGATGCCGAATCCGCGATGGATATGTTTACGGGTAAATGGCCAATCTCTTTGTTCAAAGAAATCAACTACGGGATCAAGGATGTAGGCGGTAATAAATGCAAGAAGAAGGGAGATAAGCGTTCCTCTCAGAAAATAACAGAACGAGAAAAAAACAATAATTGAAAACCCAATGAGTATTACACGGATACATGGATTATCTAATATTTTTTGCCGCTCGTTTCCCATAAATTCTATTCCCGGTTATCCAGACCGACACTAACCGTGTCAGATCCTATCTTTATGTGATCTCTTATAGCTTCTATAATGGATGTTCCTATGCCATTTACATTAGACAACTCATCCAAGGTCTTAAAATTACCGTGTTTTTCGCGGTAGGCAACGATGGCCTTTGCTTTTACCTCTCCCAATTTTGGCAATAAGACCAATTCATACCAGGGGGCATTGTTGACATCAAGTTTTACTTTTGTATCTTCGGGTTTAAGATTGCCGATAATTTCAGTTTCCGGTAGCCACCAATGCCTGTCCATGCCTATTTTAATTATGGTACCGATAAACAACGTTGTTGCCAAAAAGTAAATGACAATAAGTTGTTTTTTTGTGGGCGAGAAATTATCGGACGGCTTCTGTGATATGGGCATAATAATCACAAGACTTTTCAGGCATCCTTATGAATGGTTACATTCTCAAATTCTACTTATTCTAACAGTAATTTCAAAGGATTCAAGACAATGTTGTTGTTTTTATCCCTTTCAAAAATTTTCCCATTGCTTTTGGAAGTTGCATCTATTATCCTGATTTTTAATTATCATTCTTGCACCATGAGAAGACATCTCCCGCCAGGAAAGCAATAGAAAATTTTATAATTGTGGACGCTGGAGATGTTTATTGTTCAAACCCTCTTACATTTTTTAAGACAAGCCTAACCATGCTCAACAAAATCTTCTATTCCGTATCTTTGTATTTTTTTTGTGTCTTCGTAGTATCAGCTATATGCCCGGATATTTTAGCGGATGAAGCTATGCAGGTCTCGGTGGATGACCAGGATTTTGACACCAGAAACTTCTTTGCTCTCGAAGAAATGGAGTTCAGAAGGGATAAAGTCAATTTCAATAAGGGGTGGCTGGGTATCTTTATGGAAAATGCAGAAGGAAGGGGTATTCTGGTCAAAGAGATCACACAGGGATCACCCGCCGCTGAGGCTGGTTTAAAGGTGGGAGATATTATTACGAAGATTAATAATGAGCCGACTATAGGTAAGGGCGATCTTAATCTCATCCGATTCAAGAAGGTCGTAGAAGCCATTGGTGCAGATGGTGCGCCGGTACTTACCGTTTCCAGAGATAATACCGAAATGATGTTTAAGCCAAGACTTTTCGGAAAACTACTCAAGAACGTACATGAACCAATTACTTCTTTGATCTCAAAGGCAAGTTCCGGGCTTATAAAACAAGACGCGAATATCCCTTCCTCATCTTCGCCTTGCGAAGAAGGCCGGGAAAGTCCATCTTCGAATAAAGAGGGAAAAACGCCTTTCAATTCAAACGATACAGGAACAAGTTTTATCGGATTCGCAATCAAAAACGAAAAATACAGAGACATACTTGGTGCAACCTTGCAGAGGATTGGTGAAGAGGCGTATGCCCGGGACGGTTTCCAATCCAATGAAGAGACCAATCCGTTTCGTTTGTCCATCGTAAATTATTTCATGTTGCACCCATTTGATACTCTCAAAATTGGACAGGTTATCGTCGATACGTTTGGTAACAAAGACCTCTGTACCCGGCTAGAGTGCGCGGCAGAACTGTTAGATGCCAGGCCGGATAAGCTTAGCATCACACCGGAAGCCAACTCTTCGTTTCCACATTTCGCAGGAGGCAGTGTGAAAGATTTTCATTTTACCTCCCCTCTGTTCCCTCCTTCGCAAGGAGGGGATGAAGGGGTGGTCAATAAATCCCCAAATGTTTTATCAGGCATTGAGCAAACACAAAAAATAGAGCCTGCCGATTCTTTGCAAGGGCAACTCCAGCGTATCATCGATAGCTTAGTACCCTCTGTTTCTCTTATACAAGAAGCATTTCATGACTTATCCCGGGAAGAGGTTGAATTCTTGTATCAAAATGCCCATAAAATCTGGCTGCCTGATGTGAAGGTAGGGACACAAGACCTTGCCAGGTTACTGGCACTCTCTCAAAAAGTGGATCTTGCAAGGTTGTTTGAGGCTGCATCGTTATTGTTGAGTAAGCTTGACCCGATATGTTGTGAACAAGGAATAGACGCTTTAAAAAAGACATACCTCAATGCGACCAAAATGAATATCTCACCATTTCACATACCAGCGAACAATATCGATGGGGCAAGGGGAAGGAAAACAGGTGATTTGGCGACAGACAGTCTCCCTTCTACTGGTGGGAGGGGATTAGGAGGAGGTACTGGAGCATTACAGGATTTTGCCGGTGATATTTTGTTTGTCCAGGACACAGTCATTGGGAAAATCGTTATGGGTGGGGCAGCTACATCGTATTATTATGCCGATGCAGCAGTAATTATCGACCTTGGAGGTAATGATTATTACTTTAATAATGCAGGCTCGTCCAGCAAGGATATCCCGGTCGCTATCTGCATCGATTTATCAGGGGATGATGTGTACAATACATCCGGCCCATTTTCTCAGGGTACCGGAAGGTTTGGAATCGGTCTCCTGGCAGATTTTAGGGGAAATGACAAATACGTGAGCCAGGATTTTTCTCAGGGGTCTTGCCTGTTTGGAATCGGAGTGTTAATGGATAATGACGGTAACGATTTTTACAGCGGTCACGTTGCAAATCAGGGAGTAGGTTTCTTTGGGGCAGGAATACTTAGTGATCTCAGTGGCAATGATGTTTATTTTAGCCGGCAATTCGCTCAGGGGGTGGGATTTACAAAAGGGTTTGGTGCATTAATAGATTCAGGTGGAAATGATTTCTACTTTGCCAGTGGAGAATATCCGGATTTTCGTGACCCGGAAAAATCATTTCAG contains:
- a CDS encoding ComEA family DNA-binding protein, giving the protein MPISQKPSDNFSPTKKQLIVIYFLATTLFIGTIIKIGMDRHWWLPETEIIGNLKPEDTKVKLDVNNAPWYELVLLPKLGEVKAKAIVAYREKHGNFKTLDELSNVNGIGTSIIEAIRDHIKIGSDTVSVGLDNRE
- a CDS encoding PDZ domain-containing protein, whose product is MQVSVDDQDFDTRNFFALEEMEFRRDKVNFNKGWLGIFMENAEGRGILVKEITQGSPAAEAGLKVGDIITKINNEPTIGKGDLNLIRFKKVVEAIGADGAPVLTVSRDNTEMMFKPRLFGKLLKNVHEPITSLISKASSGLIKQDANIPSSSSPCEEGRESPSSNKEGKTPFNSNDTGTSFIGFAIKNEKYRDILGATLQRIGEEAYARDGFQSNEETNPFRLSIVNYFMLHPFDTLKIGQVIVDTFGNKDLCTRLECAAELLDARPDKLSITPEANSSFPHFAGGSVKDFHFTSPLFPPSQGGDEGVVNKSPNVLSGIEQTQKIEPADSLQGQLQRIIDSLVPSVSLIQEAFHDLSREEVEFLYQNAHKIWLPDVKVGTQDLARLLALSQKVDLARLFEAASLLLSKLDPICCEQGIDALKKTYLNATKMNISPFHIPANNIDGARGRKTGDLATDSLPSTGGRGLGGGTGALQDFAGDILFVQDTVIGKIVMGGAATSYYYADAAVIIDLGGNDYYFNNAGSSSKDIPVAICIDLSGDDVYNTSGPFSQGTGRFGIGLLADFRGNDKYVSQDFSQGSCLFGIGVLMDNDGNDFYSGHVANQGVGFFGAGILSDLSGNDVYFSRQFAQGVGFTKGFGALIDSGGNDFYFASGEYPDFRDPEKSFQSMSQGMGMGIRPEESIVGASGGIGILIDQKGTDQYHGDYFSQGSGYYYSLGLLCDHEGNDKYYAGRYAQGAGIHSAIGLLKDVSGDDTYECTFGVSQGCGHDTGIGFLVDDCGNDAYRSKTTSQGVGLEKGIGVLADFYGNDTYDANDPSQGVSSPSKTEEITGIGIVIDNQGDRDTFHDPIAENLLLYRPSGGLVLNR